The window GAAGAGCAGGTCAGGACGCTCAATATCCGGCTCGAACTCGATAAAGTGACTTCGGTCTCAAAGGACGACGGTCTTTTTACTGTCAGTACCCTCTCGGGAAACACGGTGAAGGCAAAAGCGGTAATTCTCACGCAGGGAAACCGGCCGAAAAAACTGGGAGTAGCAAATGAGGAACAGTATCTCGGGCGCGGACTCTCGATCTGCTCTACTTGCGACGGTCCGCTTTACAAAGGAAAGCGGGTTGCCATTGTAGGCGGGGGGAACTCCGCGCTCCAGACTGCTGTTGAGATGAGCGATATCGCCGAGTCAGTCAGCCTTATTGTACGCAGCACGATACGGGCAGATCCCATCTATGTCGAAAAGCTCAAAACGCGAAAGAATATCACGGTGCATACGGGTACGCATGTCTCTGATCTGAACGGGGATAAATTCCTCTCGGGCATCACGATCAAAGATGAGCAGGGTAAGGAACAGAAAATAACCCTAGACGGTGTTTTTATTGAGATCGGCTGGCTCCCCAACACCGATATGGTAGAGAACCTGGTCGCTCTCAACGATAAGAAGGAGATAATTGTTGATATCAACACCCATACCAGTGTCCCGGGTATTTATGCTGCAGGAGATGTGACATCGGTGAAGAGCAAACAGATCGTCATCGCATGTGGAGATGGGGCAAAGGCAGCGCTTGAGGCGTTTGAGTACCTGATGACGGGGTATAAGGAATAGGAAATACCCTGACGGTGTGAATCCCCAATACTCTTACCGGTTTAAAGAGGGTGCAAAAAAGAATTAATGATGGGGGAACTCAGCTTTTCGTTCCTCTCTCTTTTATCCGGTCCTTCTCTCTATATCCTTCGAGCAGCACCGTAGCAATATTTTTTACCGGTTTATCGGTATGGCCGGCTATATGGAACTCGCAGAACGGGCAGGAAGTAATGACGACTTCAGCCCCGGTCTTTTTGATCTCTTCGCCCCGACGGCTGCCGAGTGCAGCCGCTTCCTCCGGGTTCCCGGAGCGGACGCCTCCTCCTGAACCACAGCAGATGGATGGCATCTCCACAAGGTCCACAACCTGCCGGATCAGTTCCCGCGGCTGGTCGTGGATACCCTGCCCCCGCATCAGGTGGCAGGGATCATGGTAGGTGGCTTTGATCGGGAGACGGGCCGGAGGTTCAATTCCATACTGCGTGAGCAGCTCGTTGATGTCGATGACCTTGAAAGGGGTCTTGTAATCGTTTTTTAACGTGGTGCCGCAACCGGCGCACATGGTCAGGACCGTATCGATGCCCCGCGACCGGAATACTTCGATATTCCGCCGCTGGAGTTCTTCGACTTGGGCGAGCTGCCCGGTCCGGATAAGCGGCGAGCCGCAACATACCTGATCTTTGGGGATGATGACCCTGATACCATTGCGCCGGAGCACTTCCATGGCATCGAGTGCGGACTGCACCTGCCGGAGGTTATACATGCACCCGATAAAGAATCCGACCGTTGCCTTAACCAGGCCGTACGGTTCGATGATTTCTCCCATCTTCTCAAGGAATGTTTCCGAAGTCCGGGGAACGCTCCTGCCGGTCTCTTTAATGAGCGCCGCGACTTCAAGGTGCCGGGGCAGCGTGAAGCCCCGCTTATTGGCCTGTGCCCGGAGTTTCTCGATCGCTTTTCCCGGAATCTCTATCTCCTTTGGGCAGACCTTCCAGCAGGCCTGGCAGGAAGTACAGGTGAACAACCCGTCCCTGACCGCGTCAGTGATCCTGTCGCCGCTGTCACGCGGATCGAGCGCAAGACGCATCTCCTGCCGCATCGCAGTGGGGCCGAGGAACTTTGTCACATCCATGGCAGGACAGACCGATACACATGCGAGGCACTCGATGCAGTCTTTTAATGGCTTCATTGCATCGATCTCGGATTTCTTCGGGAGCACCGCATGCTCGATGGGCTGCAGGAATGCGATTGCCTCCAGGGTGGGGAGGAGATCTACGACGAGATCCTTTTTCACCGGCAGGTTGATGGGCTCAATGGTGATGCCGTCTTTTGCCTCTTCCATGCAGGCGAGTACCGGTTCACCATTGACCCGGACGGCACAGCTCCCGCACTGGCCGGAGGCGCAGGAGTAACGGAATGAGAGGGAAGGATCGAGCGTATCATGAATTGCATGGAGCACGTGCAGGACGCGGGCACCGTCATTGACATTGACCGTGTAGCTCTCCAGGTGACCCGTCTCGTCCTTTGCCGGGTCGAACCTGCGGATCCGGACGGTCAGTTTCTTCATATTCCCGCCTCCTTTCGCTCGATACCGTCGCGGGATTGCGAGATGAATGTATGGCCAAAGGGTGAGGCTGTGGCCTCGTACTTCTGCTGCACATCCTTACGCACATGGGCGCCCCGGGACTCTTCCCGGATGAGTGCACTCCGGCAGATGAGCGAAGCGGTCAGGCACATGTTCTGCAGGATGCAGCATTCGGCAAGGTTCTGTGCAGATGCTGCGCGGATATTTGCAGTGGAAAGATGCGTGACAATCTTGAGCGTATCCCGCAGTTCAGCCGCAGTCCGGAATATGCCCGCCCCCTTCCACATCGCCTGCTGGAGCTTCACCCGCACTTCCGCCGGGTTCTCGGTTCCCGAAATGAACGCATCCAGACGGTCCTGCTGCTGTTCGACCTGCATCAGGTCGACTGACTTTTCCCGTCTCCCTGCACTACCGGCAGCCTGTCCCGCCCGCCTGCCGAAGACCTGGGTCTCGGCAAGCGCATTACCGCCAAGTCGGTTAGCGCCATGAACCCCTCCGGCAACTTCGCCGCAGGCATAGAGCCCGGTAACCGTGGTCTGGCATTCAGGAGTGATCCGCAGGCCGCCCATGATGTGATGGGCGGTAGGTGCGACTTCCATGGGCTGGGTCCGGATATCCACACCGTATTTCAGGAACTGTTCGAGCATTACCGGCAACCGGGTCTCAATCTGTTCCCGGGGGAGGTGGGTGACATCGAGATACACACCGCCGTTCTGGGTCCCCCTTCCGCTCTGGATTTCCGTGGCAATCGCGCGTGCAACGACATCACGGGTGGAGAGTTCCATGCGCTCGGGATCGTAATTCTGCATGAACCGCTCCCCCTTGTTGTTTTTGAGCAATCCACCTTCGCCGCGCACTGCTTCGGTAACAAGCCTCCCGCGGGCATCGTAAGGATAGACAGCGCCGGTCGGGTGGAACTGGATCATCTCCATATCGATCAGTTCGGCGCCTGCCCGGTACCCCATCGCATACCCGTCACCGGTACCACTCGATGAGTTGGTGGAAATGTCATAGACTTTGGTACCGCCTCCGGTCGCAAGGATGGTGCTGTCGGCCGTAAGCAGCACAAACCTGCCCCTCTCATCCAGTGCCATTGCCCCACAGACTTCGTCCCCGTCACGAAGCAGGTCGATTACTGTATATTCCTGCATGAGCGTGACTTTGGTGCCGTCGAGCCGCTCCACAAGCGTGGTCATCATCTCGTGGCCGGTCCGGTCTCCTGCATAGCAGGTTCGCGGGAACCGCTGGCCCCCGAACGGGCGCTGCGCGATCTCGTCATTCTCTGTGACATCGAATACCGCGCCCCATTTAACGAGATCTCCCATCCTCAACGGGGCTTCGTGGGCAAGAATCCGTACCAGTTCCGGATCATTGAGATATGCCCCGCCTTTGAGAGTGTCTTCGATATGGATCCCACAGGAGTCTGCCTCCCGCATGACCGCATTGTACCCGCCTTCTGCCATCGTGGTGCACCCACCTTTGCCCACGATGGTCTTTGACACCAGCACTGTATCGCCGTGCTGCGAAGCTTCAATGGCAGCCCGAACGCCCGCTCCGCCGCTCCCGATCACCAGCACATGGCAGTCCACCACGTCATCTGCAAGCATCTTATTATTCTGTGCGTCGCATAGTTACATAAATAGCACAGGAATAGCGTGAGAGAGCAATGAGATTTTTAATGAAATTTGGCGGGACATCTGTTGCCGATGCCCAGTGCATCAAACGCGTAGTGGATATCCTTGAGCAGCACCACAAAGCCGGCGATGAACTGGCAGCTGTCGTATCTGCGCAGCGCGGAGTGACTGACCAACTCATCGAAATTGCCGGAAAACTCCCGACTGCAAAGGATGATACCGCAATCGCCCCGGTGATCCAGGCACTCAGCAAGCGGCATATGACCACCCTTGAAGGCGCAGCACCCGCACATATCGCTGAAGTGGGAGCAGTGATCGACGAGCAGCTGATCCGCCTCCAGAGCATTCTCTTTGCTATCTACAACCTGCGGGAACTCACCCCCCGTTCAAGGGATCACATCATCTCTTTCGGCGAACGGTTGCTCGCCCCGATCGTCGTTGCCGCTATTATCGAGCGGGGTATCCCCTCAACAGCCATGGACGGTTGTGAAGCAGGGATCCTCACTACCTCCCAGCACGGGGAATCCACTGCACTGCACGAGAGCGATGACCGGATAAAAACAAAGATCGCACCGATGCTCGGCAAGCAGATACCGGTGATCATGGGGTTCATGGGCTGCAACCATGAAGGAATACTTACAACGCTCGGCAGGAGCGGCTCTGACTATTCCGCATCCATCATTGGCGCTGGCATCGATGCAGACGAGATCTGGATCTGGACTGACGTGGACGGCATCATGACCTGCGATCCCCGTGTAATCAACGATGCACGGGTAATGCAGTCGCTCTCTTACCTTGAAGTTATGGAGCTCTCTTACTTCGGTGCGAAAGTGATGCACCCGCGTTCGATTGAACCGGCGATGCGTAAAAATATTCTCGTGCGGGTCAAGAACACCTTCAATCCCTCGCATCCCGGTACCATGATTGTCAGGAATGGCCAGCGGGATAACCGCGTGGTCAAGGCGCTCACCTATATCGACAGAGTCGGGGCTGTCAATATCAATGGCGCCCAGATGATCGGTCGTCCGGGTATTGCAAAGGCGATCTTCACCATCCTGGCGGACCATGAAGTGAACGTGATGATGATCTCGCAGGGTTCGTCGGAAGCGAACATCTCGTTGATCGTCGACGAATCCCATCTTCCCGTTGCGGTAACCGCGCTTTCCGTACTGGTAAAGCAGGGAATCGTGCGCGAAGTCTCCCATAACCATGATGTCTGTGCTGTGGCTGTTGTCGGTGCCGGTATGGCAGGAGCCCCCGGTACGGGTGGCAGGATCTTTACTTCACTCGGTGCTGCGGGTGTCAACGTGATGATGATCTCGCAGGGCTCATCGGAAGCCAATATATCGTTTGTCGTCAGCCAGAGCGATGGCCCGCGTGCGGTGCGGGTACTCCACGACGAATTCTGTCTCTCGGAGGAATCAGATGAGTAATAACGCGTATAAGGATGCGGGAGTAGACATCGATCTCGAAGCAACCGCGATCAAGTCCCTGATCAGCAATCTCACGTACCGGAGAAAAGGCAGCACTACCATGATGGGTGGCGTAGGACATTTTGCCGGCCTGATTGATTTCGGTGAACATGCGCTTGCCCTGACCACGGATGGCGTTGGCACGAAGATGCTGGTTGCCGACCAGATGGAAGACTGGAGCACGGTTGGCATCGACTGCATTGCGATGAATGTCAACGATCTCTACGTCATGAACGTAGAGCCCATTGCTTTCGTGGACTATATCGCAACCGACAAACTCTCCATTGAGAAGATGGCCCAGATTGGTGTCGGGCTCAATGAGGGTGCGAAGCTGGCGAATATCGATATCGTTGGCGGGGAAACAGCCTCGCTCCGTGGTCTCGTCAACGGGCTTGATCTTGCCGGTACCTGTCTCGGGATGCAGAAGAAGGACAAAATAATATCCGGAGAAAAAATCCGACCCGGTGACAGGATCATCGGTGTCCCATCCACAGGTGTCCACAGCAACGGTCTCTCGCTCGCCCGCAACGTGGTGGAGAAGTATGCCGGGTATGATAAAAAGATGAAGAGCGGTAAGACATTTGGGGAAGAACTGCTCACCCCTACCAGGATCTATCACGAGAGCCTGAAGGTTGCAGCATCCTGTACCGTGCATGGCATGTGCCATGTCACCGGGGGAGGGCTGCTCAACTTCAACCGGCTCAGTAAGTACGGGTTCCGGTTTGACACTCCGATCACCCCCCCCCAGATCTTCTCGTGGATACAGGAAGCCGGAGACATCACGGCAGCTGAGATGTACCGCACCTTCAACATGGGTATGGGATTTGCCTATGTTGTGCCGGAAACGAGCGTTGCCTGCGTGCTTAAGATGGTGAACGGTGCACAGGTTGTAGGAACGGTTGTCAAAGAGCCCGGTGCGTGGCTGGGCGATCTGGAGATTGTTTAGACTCTGCAGATACGAAATTTTTTTTAATATTATTATTTATTTAAAAACAGGAATCAGTTTTAACCGTCCGGCTCCGGCTCAACCGTATAGGTGCTCTTCTCTGCATCATCTGAAACGATCGCACTATTGCCCGACGGATCTTCAAGAATGATGGTAACCGGCAGTTCCCCGCTTTTCACCTGAGCAATTTTTTCGAGAAGGACACGGGCGTTTTCCCGTTCATCATCATCCCCGCCAATTATCGCTGATCCTACTGCCTGCACAATGCGGTCCAGCACTCCTTCTATATTGGACACAAAACCCTGGCAGGTGGGGCCGGGATCGATCCGTACCCCCAGTTCCGGGATCTCGATTGCGGCACTCATGCTCCGCACAATACGGACCGAGAGATCCTCCTGTCGGGAAGTCCGGAACACATACCTCATTGGCTCACCGTGTTTGAGCATCTGGGTATCGGTGAATTTGTAACCGCACGACGGACAGACCGCAGAAATAATGAGAATATCAGAAAAAAAGGGAATATTTTCTGTTGTATAGACGTATTCTATTTCAGAGTTGCACGTTGGGCATGGACCCGGAATGACTTTTCGCAACGTTATGCCCCGCCGATCTTATCGCGCGAGATCTTCACGGACATTGGTGTGAGTACTACGTAGCGCTGGTCCCCAAGACCAATGATATCGCCATTAACGTCCTTTGCCACTTCTTTTAAGTCCTTTAACACACGCTCGTAGGAAATCTTGTCCATCTTGAGCCGGGAGATATCGACGATCACGATATTGCCGCTGTAGACCTCGTCCTTGATCCGGGGGGTGTCTTTTAAGTCGGTGATTGTGGCGATTTTTACGAGCAGGGCGGGAGATCCGGCACCATGTTCTTCATAGGATGCCAGATCGAGTTCCATATAGTCATCGTCCGAACTTCCGGAACTCTTGCCAAGGAGCGTGTCTATGATCTTAACCATAAAAAAACTGTATGGTGAAAATTATTTAATAGTATCTATTTTGAAACCGATAATCACGGTTTTACCCGGGAAAAAAAGGGAAAACGACCGTTTCCCGCATCCGGTTGTTACAGTCAGTCCGGTCAGATCTCCATGTTCCAGATCTCATCTCCGACGTGATGGAACTTTTTTACCATTTTTCCTGCTGTGCTGGCACGCATAGCGGGCGCATCGAACAGGGCAATTCCAATGGCCAGCGGCTTACCGTGCCGCTCATCCACGATCTGGACGGGGGCGTTTGCCTTCACGTCATCAGTGACCGCTACAATGCCCGGTCGCATGATATCTGCCCCGTTTACTACATAGGGGATTGCGCCTGCATCAACAGTCACCCTGCGCTCCGGAAACGGGCACTGCACCGCCCCTTTAAGCGTGGGAAATGTCCAATCCCCGGTATCCATCAAAAGCGGTTTTTTATGGACCATGTACAGGGAGACATCTGCATTTGTCTCGAGGACTTCGATCATATCTCCCCGGAAGAGATCGGATGAAATTCCGATCTGCTCAGCAAGGCGGGTGAGGAGTTCCTGTCCCTGACTTTTCCTGATGGAGTGGCGTTTCTTTACAATAATCTTTTTCATTGTTCCGCTCGTACATTCATCCCTCCCGCTAAAAAATTATTTGCATGGGTAATGCATGGGGAAAATGCGGGAATTGCAGTCTGGACTGCTGTGCGTTTTCTCCCTCAGGATAGGGAGAAAAATGCTTGGAATGATGCCGATTTACGGTATGTTTAAGTAACCTGCTCGCACATTTATATTACTCCAGAGCGATGGTAACAAGGTATTGTTATGACCAAAAGGCCGTTGGATATTTTAGATCTGGTGCTGAACCGTCAGCCCGTTATCGTGTCTCTCAAAGGTGGGAGAGAAATCCGTGGAGTACTCCAGGGATATGATGTTCATATGAATCTCGTGCTCGACAAAGCCGAAGAGACAGAGAACGGACAAATCAAAAAAGTAGGTACGCTTATCGTCCGTGGCGATAATGTGATCTATATATCCCCATCATTGGAACAATAAGGTGAAGTAACATGACAAAAGGCACTCCATCAATGGGAAAGATGAACAAGAAGACCCATGTCACCTGCCGGAGATGTGGGAAAGTTTCTTTTCACGCCCAGAAGAAAGAATGCTCTGCCTGTGGTTTTGGCAGAAGCACCCGAATACTCAGCTACAGATGGCACACTAAGAGACCAAAAATCCCAACGCATTAATTAGAGTTGTACTATGTGTGGTATCGTTGGCATCGTGGATGCTGGCGGTGCAG of the Methanomicrobiales archaeon HGW-Methanomicrobiales-1 genome contains:
- a CDS encoding glutaredoxin gives rise to the protein MTKVTVYSTQNCPYCRMAKAFLDKHGVPYESIDVGADNEAAKKMIDLSGQRGVPVIIVDDEVIVGFDSERLNELFGEPPTGGSYDVVIVGAGPAGLTAGVYCSRKMLNTIIISENIGGQALESWAIENYMGYRMISGEELMKKFEEQVRTLNIRLELDKVTSVSKDDGLFTVSTLSGNTVKAKAVILTQGNRPKKLGVANEEQYLGRGLSICSTCDGPLYKGKRVAIVGGGNSALQTAVEMSDIAESVSLIVRSTIRADPIYVEKLKTRKNITVHTGTHVSDLNGDKFLSGITIKDEQGKEQKITLDGVFIEIGWLPNTDMVENLVALNDKKEIIVDINTHTSVPGIYAAGDVTSVKSKQIVIACGDGAKAALEAFEYLMTGYKE
- a CDS encoding succinate dehydrogenase, producing the protein MKKLTVRIRRFDPAKDETGHLESYTVNVNDGARVLHVLHAIHDTLDPSLSFRYSCASGQCGSCAVRVNGEPVLACMEEAKDGITIEPINLPVKKDLVVDLLPTLEAIAFLQPIEHAVLPKKSEIDAMKPLKDCIECLACVSVCPAMDVTKFLGPTAMRQEMRLALDPRDSGDRITDAVRDGLFTCTSCQACWKVCPKEIEIPGKAIEKLRAQANKRGFTLPRHLEVAALIKETGRSVPRTSETFLEKMGEIIEPYGLVKATVGFFIGCMYNLRQVQSALDAMEVLRRNGIRVIIPKDQVCCGSPLIRTGQLAQVEELQRRNIEVFRSRGIDTVLTMCAGCGTTLKNDYKTPFKVIDINELLTQYGIEPPARLPIKATYHDPCHLMRGQGIHDQPRELIRQVVDLVEMPSICCGSGGGVRSGNPEEAAALGSRRGEEIKKTGAEVVITSCPFCEFHIAGHTDKPVKNIATVLLEGYREKDRIKERGTKS
- a CDS encoding fumarate reductase subunit A — protein: MLADDVVDCHVLVIGSGGAGVRAAIEASQHGDTVLVSKTIVGKGGCTTMAEGGYNAVMREADSCGIHIEDTLKGGAYLNDPELVRILAHEAPLRMGDLVKWGAVFDVTENDEIAQRPFGGQRFPRTCYAGDRTGHEMMTTLVERLDGTKVTLMQEYTVIDLLRDGDEVCGAMALDERGRFVLLTADSTILATGGGTKVYDISTNSSSGTGDGYAMGYRAGAELIDMEMIQFHPTGAVYPYDARGRLVTEAVRGEGGLLKNNKGERFMQNYDPERMELSTRDVVARAIATEIQSGRGTQNGGVYLDVTHLPREQIETRLPVMLEQFLKYGVDIRTQPMEVAPTAHHIMGGLRITPECQTTVTGLYACGEVAGGVHGANRLGGNALAETQVFGRRAGQAAGSAGRREKSVDLMQVEQQQDRLDAFISGTENPAEVRVKLQQAMWKGAGIFRTAAELRDTLKIVTHLSTANIRAASAQNLAECCILQNMCLTASLICRSALIREESRGAHVRKDVQQKYEATASPFGHTFISQSRDGIERKEAGI
- a CDS encoding aspartate kinase (catalyzes the formation of 4-phospho-L-aspartate from L-aspartate and ATP); this encodes MRFLMKFGGTSVADAQCIKRVVDILEQHHKAGDELAAVVSAQRGVTDQLIEIAGKLPTAKDDTAIAPVIQALSKRHMTTLEGAAPAHIAEVGAVIDEQLIRLQSILFAIYNLRELTPRSRDHIISFGERLLAPIVVAAIIERGIPSTAMDGCEAGILTTSQHGESTALHESDDRIKTKIAPMLGKQIPVIMGFMGCNHEGILTTLGRSGSDYSASIIGAGIDADEIWIWTDVDGIMTCDPRVINDARVMQSLSYLEVMELSYFGAKVMHPRSIEPAMRKNILVRVKNTFNPSHPGTMIVRNGQRDNRVVKALTYIDRVGAVNINGAQMIGRPGIAKAIFTILADHEVNVMMISQGSSEANISLIVDESHLPVAVTALSVLVKQGIVREVSHNHDVCAVAVVGAGMAGAPGTGGRIFTSLGAAGVNVMMISQGSSEANISFVVSQSDGPRAVRVLHDEFCLSEESDE
- a CDS encoding phosphoribosylformylglycinamidine cyclo-ligase, encoding MSNNAYKDAGVDIDLEATAIKSLISNLTYRRKGSTTMMGGVGHFAGLIDFGEHALALTTDGVGTKMLVADQMEDWSTVGIDCIAMNVNDLYVMNVEPIAFVDYIATDKLSIEKMAQIGVGLNEGAKLANIDIVGGETASLRGLVNGLDLAGTCLGMQKKDKIISGEKIRPGDRIIGVPSTGVHSNGLSLARNVVEKYAGYDKKMKSGKTFGEELLTPTRIYHESLKVAASCTVHGMCHVTGGGLLNFNRLSKYGFRFDTPITPPQIFSWIQEAGDITAAEMYRTFNMGMGFAYVVPETSVACVLKMVNGAQVVGTVVKEPGAWLGDLEIV
- a CDS encoding RNA-binding protein encodes the protein MKKIIVKKRHSIRKSQGQELLTRLAEQIGISSDLFRGDMIEVLETNADVSLYMVHKKPLLMDTGDWTFPTLKGAVQCPFPERRVTVDAGAIPYVVNGADIMRPGIVAVTDDVKANAPVQIVDERHGKPLAIGIALFDAPAMRASTAGKMVKKFHHVGDEIWNMEI
- a CDS encoding RNA-binding protein, with amino-acid sequence MTKRPLDILDLVLNRQPVIVSLKGGREIRGVLQGYDVHMNLVLDKAEETENGQIKKVGTLIVRGDNVIYISPSLEQ
- a CDS encoding 50S ribosomal protein L37e, which produces MTKGTPSMGKMNKKTHVTCRRCGKVSFHAQKKECSACGFGRSTRILSYRWHTKRPKIPTH